A single genomic interval of Aedes aegypti strain LVP_AGWG chromosome 1, AaegL5.0 Primary Assembly, whole genome shotgun sequence harbors:
- the LOC5567410 gene encoding shootin-1 has product MDISQTSSSAGTTSPSRRSSIPIPKRKNSLHLYISNSIVGPSHSSSPSPASSTQGEDHVNGFGGGINSRADSPSPHSASSSRSATAMSMHNSLYVPRSSTTNVATEINTNEYLQLRENHNRLINKCEEITKRNQNLEGTNQLLKKSIVALQTEIATLRKERNDKTRKLKKKLSEIVPSGEGISSDDEESDKSSKSENNSTNTDQMNHSSAVNLREGEMDVALNELEKLKSYVNNVELQLYEANEKISELQESKQQSEETIVKLRAEKDEFSKVARLMSANMQESIDASKWLENSYIQVRRERDNLVRLNRDSVDSKTGPHEEIQKMRSEMELKRKTFEAQFIEYKAQMEQELSRNTNEQIVTLQLEVDQLKQDLNEALNRAERAEEEVRELRQQLRISQLPESQFYSQLDLDKLSLRGDGDNESLLSYVSGSVVSAAAPPPPPPPPPPAPVPPPPPPPPSMMAAKRSSGIGLSEAISTQKLNPVGDVYSRQQQATGLDSVIDDIKKGRVTLRRRKPNVLKEMDSNQDTGSSSSTANSSNDSSKSRRSQQTYSQMAAQNPALREMYEILDRMKRRNRQSKVLVEMDLVPFDDAV; this is encoded by the exons ATGGATATTTCACAAACTTCATCGTCGGCAGGGACGACATCCCCATCTCGCCGCAGCAGCATACCGATTCCGAAGCGCAAGAATTCCCTGCACCTCTATATATCGAACAGCATCGTAGGCCCTTCCCATTCCTCTTCCCCATCGCCCGCATCGTCGACCCAGGGCGAGGACCATGTGAATGGATTTGGTGGCGGCATCAATAGCAGAGCTGATTCACCATCTCCCCATTCGGCGTCATCGTCCAGGTCCGCCACGGCTATGAGCATGCACAACTCGCTTTATGTGCCCCGGAGCTCAACCACTAACGTCGCCACTGAGATCAATACCAACGAGTATCTACAGCTGCGCGAGAATCACAATCGGCTGATCAACAAGTGCGAAGAAA TAACAAAGCGGAATCAAAATCTCGAAGGTACAAACCAACTGCTGAAGAAGAGCATAGTGGCCCTCCAGACGGAAATTGCTACTCTACGAAAAGAGCGAAACGATAAAACTCGAAAACTGAAGAAAAAACTATCGGAAATTGTCCCATCCGGCGAGGGCATCAGCAGTGATGATGAAGAATCGGATAAATCATCGAAATCAGAAAACAACTCCACCAACACCGATCAAATGAATCACTCATCAGCGGTCAACCTCAGGGAAGGTGAAATGGATGTTGCACTAAATGAATTGGAAAAACTCAAATCCTACGTGAACAATGTCGAGCTTCAGCTTTACGAGGCGAATGAGAAGATTTCCGAGCTACAGGAGAGT AAGCAACAATCCGAGGAGACAATCGTCAAGTTGCGAGCCGAGAAAGACGAGTTCAGTAAAGTCGCGCGACTGATGTCGGCCAACATGCAGGAATCAATTGATGCAAGCAAGTG GTTGGAAAACTCCTACATCCAAGTCCGACGAGAACGTGACAATCTGGTTCGCTTGAATCGCGATTCGGTAGATTCAAAAACCGGTCCACATGAAGAAATCCAAAAAATGCGGTCCGAGATGGAGCTCAAACGGAAAACGTTCGAGGCACAGTTCATCGAATAC AAAGCACAAATGGAGCAGGAGCTTTCGCGTAACACCAATGAGCAAATCGTAACGCTACAGCTGGAAGTTGACCAACTGAAACAGGATCTCAATGAAGCGCTGAATCGTGCCGAACGTGCAGAAGAGGAAGTGCGTGAACTGCGGCAGCAACTTCGTATCAGCCAGCTTCCGGAGAGTCAGTTCTACTCCCAACTAGATCTGGACAAATTGAGTCTCCGAGGCGATGGCGACAACGAATCACTACTGTCCTATGTCAGTGGGTCAGTGGTCAGTGCAGCAGCACCACcccctcctcctcctcctcctccaccTGCCCCCGTTCCTCCACCCCCTCCGCCACCCCCATCGATGATGGCCGCCAAGAGGTCCAGTGGAATAGGACTGAGTGAAGCAATCTCGACGCAAAAATTAAATCCAGTCGGCGATGTATATAGCAGGCAGCAGCAAGCAACAG GTCTAGATTCCGTCATAGACGACATCAAGAAAGGTCGGGTAACGTTACGTCGTCGTAAACCGAATGTACTAAAAGAAATGGACAGCAATCAGGATACCGGTAGTTCCAGCTCCACTGCCAATTCCAGCAACGATAGCAGCAAAAGCCGTCGAAGCCAGCAAACCTACAGCCAAATGGCAGCTCAGAACCCCGCACTTCGTGAAATGTACGAAATTCTCGACCGGATGAAGCGACGAAATCGACAGTCTAAAGTGCTGGTCGAGATGGATTTAGTGCCATTTGATGATGCTGTGTGA